A DNA window from Pseudomonas resinovorans NBRC 106553 contains the following coding sequences:
- a CDS encoding aldehyde dehydrogenase family protein, translating into MRYAQPGTPGAVVSFKSRYGNFIGGDFVAPVKGQYFTNTSPVNGQPIAEFPRSTAEDIDKALDAAHAAADAWGKTSVQDRSNVLLRIADRIEQNLEVLAVTETWDNGKPVRETLNADIPLAVDHFRYFAGCIRAQEGGAAEINENTVAYHIHEPLGVVGQIIPWNFPLLMAAWKLAPALAAGNCVVLKPAEQTPLGITVLMELIGDLLPPGVLNVVQGFGKEAGEALATSKRIAKIAFTGSTPVGSHILKCAAENIIPSTVELGGKSPNIYFEDIMSAEPAFIEKAAEGLVLAFFNQGEVCTCPSRALVQESIYPAFMAEVMKKVNAIKRGDPLDTDTMVGAQASQQQFEKILSYLDIAQKEGAEVLTGGAVEKLEGSLATGYYIQPTLLKGNNKMRVFQEEIFGPVVGVTTFKDEAEALAIANDTEFGLGAGLWTRDINRAYRMGRGIKAGRVWTNCYHLYPAHAAFGGYKKSGVGRETHKMMLDHYQQTKNLLVSYDINPLGFF; encoded by the coding sequence ATGCGTTACGCCCAACCCGGTACCCCCGGCGCTGTCGTTTCCTTCAAGTCCCGCTACGGCAACTTCATCGGCGGCGACTTCGTCGCACCGGTCAAGGGCCAGTACTTCACCAATACCTCGCCGGTGAATGGCCAGCCGATCGCCGAATTCCCCCGCTCCACTGCCGAAGACATCGACAAGGCCCTGGATGCCGCCCATGCCGCCGCCGATGCCTGGGGCAAGACCTCGGTGCAGGACCGCTCCAACGTCCTGCTGAGGATCGCCGACCGCATCGAGCAGAACCTGGAAGTGCTGGCCGTCACCGAGACCTGGGACAACGGCAAGCCGGTACGCGAAACCCTCAACGCCGACATCCCGCTGGCCGTCGACCACTTCCGCTACTTCGCCGGCTGCATCCGCGCCCAGGAAGGCGGCGCCGCCGAAATCAACGAGAACACCGTCGCCTACCACATCCATGAACCCCTGGGCGTGGTCGGGCAGATCATCCCGTGGAACTTCCCGCTGCTGATGGCCGCCTGGAAACTCGCCCCGGCCCTGGCCGCCGGCAACTGCGTGGTGCTGAAACCGGCCGAGCAGACCCCGCTGGGCATCACCGTGCTGATGGAACTGATCGGCGACCTGCTGCCGCCCGGCGTGCTCAACGTGGTGCAAGGCTTCGGCAAGGAAGCGGGCGAGGCCCTGGCCACCAGCAAGCGCATCGCCAAGATCGCCTTCACCGGCTCCACCCCGGTGGGCTCGCACATCCTCAAGTGCGCCGCCGAGAACATCATCCCCTCCACCGTGGAGCTGGGTGGCAAGAGCCCGAACATCTACTTCGAGGACATCATGTCCGCCGAGCCGGCCTTCATCGAGAAGGCCGCCGAAGGCCTGGTGCTGGCCTTCTTCAACCAGGGCGAGGTATGCACCTGCCCGTCCCGCGCGCTGGTGCAGGAATCCATCTACCCGGCGTTCATGGCCGAGGTGATGAAGAAGGTCAACGCCATCAAGCGCGGCGACCCGCTGGACACCGACACCATGGTCGGCGCCCAGGCTTCCCAGCAGCAGTTCGAGAAGATACTCTCCTACCTCGACATCGCCCAGAAGGAAGGCGCGGAAGTGCTCACCGGCGGCGCCGTGGAGAAGCTGGAGGGCAGCCTGGCCACCGGTTACTACATCCAGCCGACCCTGCTCAAGGGCAACAACAAGATGCGCGTGTTCCAGGAAGAGATCTTCGGCCCGGTGGTGGGCGTCACCACCTTCAAGGACGAGGCCGAGGCCCTGGCGATCGCCAACGACACCGAGTTCGGCCTCGGCGCCGGCCTCTGGACCCGCGACATCAACCGCGCCTACCGCATGGGTCGCGGCATCAAGGCCGGCCGCGTGTGGACCAACTGCTACCACCTGTACCCGGCCCACGCCGCGTTCGGTGGCTACAAGAAATCCGGCGTCGGCCGTGAAACCCACAAGATGATGCTCGACCACTACCAGCAGACCAAGAACCTGCTGGTGAGCTACGACATCAACCCGCTGGGCTTCTTCTGA
- a CDS encoding sigma-54-dependent Fis family transcriptional regulator: MQNPLSRHTEQVLTLAQGKVQASGPAADPSIARSWLRCLEDYRLDPAQSMAPAVLEHGRMLECRERMQQVLDVATGEMNNLYRQLSGAGHAVLLTDARGVILNCVTAHAERSSFERAGLWLGADWSEAREGTNGIGTCVVERQALTIHQDEHFRSRHTGLTCSASPVFDPQGDLMAVLDVSSARHDLSRQSQFHTMALVNLSAKMIESCYFLRRFEGQWLLRFHLQAEYVGLFSEGLLAFDGEGRISAANQSAINLLGCPRERLLHQPVEAFFDCRLDDLLARANPQPSASWPLRTRNGRALFAVLRGVHRSVPQAVALEQPKPARPGICLGDAALQNDFRRAVRVYERDVPLLINGETGSGKEAFARALHQASSRAERPFVALNCAAIPETLIESELFGYRGGSFTGARKEGMRGKLQQADGGTLFLDEIGDMPLALQTRLLRVLEERQVVPIGGEAQAVDVRIVSATHRELGERVNNGSFREDLYYRLNGLVIDLPPLRERSDKAELLHHLLGEEARGQQVHLVEEARQALLDYHWPGNVRQLRNVLRTLAALCDDGIIHLADLPREVLAGVPATPAVEPQASPLDDAERTALLGALESQRWHMTRTAEQLGISRNTLYRKLRKHAIATRG; encoded by the coding sequence ATGCAGAACCCCCTCAGCCGTCACACCGAACAGGTGCTGACCCTGGCACAGGGCAAGGTGCAGGCCAGCGGGCCTGCCGCCGACCCTTCGATCGCCCGCTCCTGGTTGCGCTGCCTGGAGGACTACCGCCTCGACCCGGCGCAGTCCATGGCGCCCGCGGTGCTGGAGCACGGGCGCATGCTCGAATGCCGCGAGCGCATGCAGCAGGTGCTGGACGTCGCCACCGGCGAAATGAACAACCTCTATCGACAGCTCTCCGGTGCCGGCCATGCGGTGCTGCTCACCGACGCCCGTGGCGTGATCCTCAACTGCGTGACCGCCCATGCCGAGCGTTCCAGCTTCGAGCGCGCCGGGCTCTGGCTCGGTGCCGACTGGAGCGAGGCCCGCGAGGGCACCAACGGCATCGGCACCTGCGTGGTGGAGCGCCAGGCGCTGACCATCCACCAGGACGAGCACTTCCGCAGCCGTCACACCGGCCTCACCTGTTCCGCCAGCCCGGTGTTCGACCCCCAGGGCGATCTGATGGCGGTGCTCGACGTGTCTTCCGCGCGGCACGACCTGTCACGCCAGAGCCAGTTCCACACCATGGCCCTGGTGAACCTCTCGGCGAAGATGATCGAGAGCTGTTACTTCCTGCGTCGCTTCGAGGGCCAATGGCTGCTGCGTTTCCACCTGCAGGCCGAGTACGTCGGCCTGTTCAGCGAGGGCCTGCTGGCCTTCGACGGGGAAGGGCGGATCAGCGCGGCGAACCAGAGCGCGATCAACCTGCTGGGCTGCCCCCGTGAGCGCCTGCTGCACCAACCGGTGGAAGCCTTCTTCGATTGCCGGCTGGACGACCTGCTCGCCCGCGCCAACCCGCAACCCTCCGCCAGCTGGCCGCTGCGCACGCGCAATGGTCGTGCCCTGTTCGCGGTCCTGCGAGGGGTGCACCGCAGTGTCCCGCAGGCGGTGGCGCTGGAGCAGCCGAAGCCGGCCCGACCAGGCATCTGCCTGGGCGACGCCGCCTTGCAGAACGATTTCCGCCGTGCCGTGCGGGTCTACGAGCGCGATGTGCCGCTGTTGATCAACGGCGAGACCGGCTCCGGCAAGGAGGCCTTTGCCCGTGCCCTGCACCAGGCCAGCTCGCGGGCCGAGCGGCCCTTCGTGGCGCTGAACTGCGCGGCGATTCCGGAGACCCTGATCGAAAGCGAATTGTTCGGCTATCGCGGCGGCAGCTTCACCGGCGCGCGCAAGGAAGGCATGCGCGGCAAGTTGCAGCAGGCCGATGGCGGCACCCTGTTCCTCGACGAAATCGGCGACATGCCCCTGGCGCTGCAGACGCGCCTGCTACGGGTGCTGGAGGAGCGCCAGGTGGTGCCCATCGGCGGCGAGGCGCAGGCGGTGGACGTACGCATCGTCAGCGCCACCCACCGCGAGCTGGGCGAGCGCGTGAACAACGGCAGCTTCCGTGAAGACCTCTATTACCGGCTCAATGGGCTGGTGATCGACCTGCCACCCCTGCGCGAGCGCAGCGACAAGGCAGAGCTGCTGCACCATCTGCTGGGCGAGGAAGCGCGAGGCCAGCAGGTACACCTCGTCGAAGAGGCGCGCCAAGCGCTGCTGGACTACCACTGGCCGGGCAACGTGCGCCAGCTGCGCAACGTCCTGCGAACCCTGGCGGCGCTCTGCGACGACGGCATCATCCACCTGGCCGACCTGCCTCGCGAGGTGCTGGCCGGCGTGCCCGCAACCCCCGCCGTCGAACCCCAGGCCAGTCCCCTGGACGATGCCGAACGCACGGCATTGCTCGGCGCCCTGGAAAGCCAGCGCTGGCACATGACCCGTACCGCCGAGCAGCTCGGCATCAGCCGCAACACCCTGTATCGGAAGCTGCGCAAGCACGCGATTGCGACGCGGGGGTAG
- a CDS encoding ethanolamine ammonia-lyase subunit EutB, which produces MSSFSHNVGGETWRFDSLKEVMAKASPARSGDYLAGVAAASDGERVAAQMALADIPLKHFLDEALIPYEEDEVTRLIIDGHDRAAFAPVSHLTVGGLRDWLLSEHADETSLRALAKGLTPEMAAAVSKIMRVQDLVLVAQKIRVVTRFRNTMGLRGRLSTRLQPNHPTDEPAGIAASILDGLLYGNGDAMLGINPATDSIASICAMLEMLDAIIQRYEIPTQACVLTHVTTSIAAIERGVPLDLVFQSIAGTQAANASFGVSLEVLREGYEAGLSQKRGTLGNNLMYFETGQGSALSANAHHGVDQQTCEARAYAVARHFNPFLVNTVVGFIGPEYLYNGKQIIRAGLEDHFCAKLLGVPMGCDICYTNHAEADQDDMDTLLTLLGVAGINFIMGIPGSDDVMLNYQTTSFHDALYARQSLGLKPAPEFEAWLERMGILVQNDGRVILGDQLPPAFRQAIARLA; this is translated from the coding sequence GTGAGCAGTTTTTCCCATAACGTCGGCGGCGAGACCTGGCGTTTCGACAGCCTCAAGGAAGTCATGGCCAAGGCCAGTCCGGCCCGCTCCGGCGACTACCTGGCCGGCGTCGCCGCCGCCAGCGATGGCGAACGGGTCGCGGCGCAGATGGCCCTGGCCGACATCCCGCTCAAGCACTTCCTCGACGAGGCCCTGATTCCCTACGAGGAAGACGAAGTCACCCGGTTGATCATCGACGGACACGACCGCGCCGCCTTCGCCCCGGTCAGTCACCTGACGGTGGGCGGCCTGCGCGACTGGCTGCTCAGCGAGCACGCCGACGAAACCAGTCTGCGCGCCCTGGCCAAGGGCCTGACGCCGGAGATGGCCGCCGCCGTGTCGAAGATCATGCGCGTGCAGGACCTGGTCCTGGTGGCGCAGAAGATCCGCGTGGTCACGCGCTTTCGCAACACCATGGGCCTGCGCGGGCGGCTCTCCACCCGGCTGCAGCCCAACCATCCCACGGACGAGCCGGCCGGCATCGCCGCGAGCATTCTCGACGGCCTGCTCTACGGCAACGGCGACGCCATGCTCGGCATCAACCCGGCCACCGACAGCATCGCGTCCATCTGCGCCATGCTGGAAATGCTCGACGCCATCATCCAGCGCTACGAGATCCCCACCCAGGCCTGCGTGCTGACCCACGTCACCACCTCCATCGCCGCCATCGAACGCGGCGTGCCCCTGGACCTGGTGTTCCAGTCCATCGCCGGCACCCAGGCGGCCAACGCCAGCTTCGGCGTGAGCCTTGAGGTCCTCCGCGAAGGCTACGAGGCGGGCCTGTCGCAGAAGCGCGGCACCCTGGGCAACAACCTGATGTACTTCGAGACCGGCCAGGGCAGCGCGCTCTCGGCCAACGCCCACCACGGCGTCGACCAGCAGACCTGCGAGGCCCGCGCCTACGCCGTGGCCCGCCACTTCAACCCCTTCCTGGTGAACACGGTGGTGGGCTTCATCGGCCCGGAGTACCTCTACAACGGCAAGCAGATCATCCGCGCCGGCCTGGAGGACCACTTCTGCGCCAAGCTGCTGGGTGTGCCCATGGGCTGCGACATCTGCTACACCAACCACGCCGAAGCCGACCAGGACGACATGGACACCCTGCTCACCCTGCTGGGGGTGGCCGGGATCAACTTCATCATGGGCATCCCCGGCTCCGACGACGTGATGCTCAACTACCAGACCACCTCCTTCCACGATGCGCTCTACGCGCGCCAGAGCCTGGGCCTGAAGCCCGCGCCGGAGTTCGAGGCCTGGCTGGAACGCATGGGTATCCTGGTGCAGAACGATGGCCGCGTGATCCTCGGCGACCAGTTGCCGCCCGCCTTCCGCCAAGCCATCGCGCGCCTGGCCTGA
- a CDS encoding MFS transporter, whose translation MNNTADALHSGWKSLQRWRVQIFLITWLAYAAFYFTRKAFSVAKLGIGEDPTFELDKAAMANLDALYLAAYAVGQFTWGIFADRFGPRVVVLGGLVISALVALVMGTFATLPIFATCMVIQGLAQSTGWSGLCKNIGSFFATRERGRVLGYWSTCYAFGGLVATPFAGWWAYSVFQDWRMAFISSAMVVGAVAVLFFFLQRNRPEDVGHAPVEALPVKASGPREGHWKALRKVLKNRTVLVLGLSYFLLKPARYAILLWGPVIIYERMPSIGKVASAIVPTAFELAGLVGPILIGYASDKLFGARRMPACVLSLVALTLCLALFVPAMQSGSLYLVVGLLFMMGMTLYGPDSMISGSAAIDFGTQDGAGTAAGFVNGCGSVGAILGGLLPGYFDTVTVFIVFTAAALLASLMLVPFWNSRPQTLKTPEDLPATTQPAMAVAKT comes from the coding sequence ATGAACAACACAGCAGATGCCTTGCACAGCGGCTGGAAGTCCCTCCAGCGCTGGCGTGTCCAGATATTCCTCATCACCTGGCTGGCCTACGCCGCCTTCTACTTCACCCGCAAGGCCTTCTCCGTCGCCAAACTCGGCATCGGTGAAGACCCGACCTTCGAACTCGACAAGGCCGCCATGGCCAACCTCGACGCCTTGTACCTGGCCGCCTACGCCGTGGGCCAGTTCACCTGGGGCATCTTTGCCGACCGCTTCGGCCCCCGCGTGGTGGTGCTCGGCGGCCTGGTGATCTCGGCGCTGGTGGCCCTCGTCATGGGCACCTTCGCCACCTTGCCGATCTTCGCCACCTGCATGGTGATCCAGGGCCTGGCCCAGTCCACTGGCTGGTCGGGCCTGTGCAAGAACATCGGCAGCTTCTTCGCCACCCGCGAACGCGGTCGCGTGCTGGGCTACTGGAGCACCTGCTACGCCTTCGGCGGCCTGGTGGCCACGCCCTTCGCCGGCTGGTGGGCCTACTCGGTGTTCCAGGACTGGCGCATGGCATTCATCTCCAGCGCCATGGTGGTCGGTGCCGTCGCCGTGCTGTTCTTCTTCCTCCAGCGCAACCGCCCGGAAGATGTCGGCCACGCCCCGGTGGAAGCCCTGCCCGTGAAGGCCAGCGGGCCGCGCGAAGGACACTGGAAGGCCCTGCGCAAGGTGCTGAAGAATCGCACCGTGCTGGTCCTCGGCCTGTCCTACTTCCTGCTCAAGCCGGCGCGCTACGCCATCCTGCTGTGGGGCCCGGTGATCATCTACGAACGCATGCCTTCCATCGGCAAGGTCGCCTCGGCCATCGTCCCCACCGCTTTCGAACTGGCCGGCCTGGTGGGCCCGATCCTCATCGGCTACGCCTCCGACAAGCTGTTCGGCGCCCGCCGCATGCCCGCCTGCGTCCTCAGCCTGGTGGCCCTGACCCTGTGCCTGGCGCTGTTCGTCCCGGCCATGCAGAGCGGCAGCCTGTACCTGGTGGTCGGCCTGCTGTTCATGATGGGCATGACCCTCTACGGCCCCGACTCGATGATCAGCGGCTCGGCCGCCATCGACTTCGGCACCCAGGATGGCGCCGGCACCGCAGCGGGCTTCGTCAACGGCTGCGGCTCGGTGGGCGCCATCCTCGGTGGCCTGCTGCCGGGCTACTTCGACACCGTCACCGTATTCATCGTCTTCACCGCCGCGGCATTGCTGGCCAGCTTGATGCTGGTGCCCTTCTGGAACAGCCGCCCGCAAACCCTGAAAACGCCGGAAGACCTGCCGGCCACTACGCAGCCGGCCATGGCCGTCGCCAAGACCTGA
- a CDS encoding 2-aminoethylphosphonate--pyruvate transaminase: protein MTKAEFPTATQPLAAPALGEPYLLTPGPLTTSKATKEAMLRDWGSWDGAFNLVTAEVRQELLSMAGVQDDSFACVPLQGSGSFSVEAALATAIPRDGKCLILMNGAYGQRAAKTLDYLGRAYLTLDKGDYLPPQPDEVDALLKANPDVTNVFLVHCETSSGILNPLREIADVVKAHGKSLIVDAMSSFGAVPLTINEIPFDVLVSSANKCIEGIPGFGFVIIRRTVLEAAKGRAHSLALDIYEQWLYMERTGQWRFTPPTHSVVAFRTALEQHASEGGVAGRLARYTRNRDVLVAGMREMGFKTLLEDRWLSPIITTFFSPEHPNFEFKRFYEELKSRSFVIYPGKLTQAESFRIGCIGQIDEHIVRQLLRAIGDSLEAMGVDMEQTTA from the coding sequence ATGACCAAAGCCGAATTCCCCACCGCCACCCAGCCGCTCGCCGCCCCCGCCCTGGGCGAGCCCTACCTGCTGACCCCCGGCCCGCTGACCACCTCCAAGGCCACCAAGGAAGCCATGCTGCGCGACTGGGGCTCGTGGGACGGCGCCTTCAACCTGGTCACCGCCGAAGTGCGCCAGGAGCTGCTCTCCATGGCCGGCGTGCAGGACGACAGCTTCGCCTGCGTGCCCCTGCAGGGCAGCGGCAGCTTCTCGGTGGAGGCCGCCCTGGCCACCGCCATCCCCCGCGACGGCAAGTGCCTGATCCTGATGAACGGCGCCTACGGCCAGCGCGCCGCCAAGACCCTGGACTACCTCGGCCGCGCCTACCTCACACTGGACAAGGGCGACTATCTGCCGCCGCAACCCGATGAAGTGGACGCCCTGCTGAAAGCCAACCCGGACGTCACCAACGTCTTCCTGGTCCACTGCGAGACCAGCTCCGGCATCCTCAACCCGCTGCGCGAGATCGCCGACGTGGTGAAGGCCCACGGCAAGAGCCTGATCGTCGACGCCATGAGTTCCTTCGGCGCCGTACCGCTGACCATCAACGAAATCCCATTCGATGTGCTGGTGTCCTCGGCCAACAAATGCATCGAAGGCATCCCCGGCTTCGGCTTCGTGATCATCCGTCGCACGGTGCTGGAAGCCGCCAAGGGCCGCGCCCATTCCCTGGCCCTGGATATCTACGAGCAGTGGCTCTACATGGAGCGCACCGGCCAGTGGCGCTTCACCCCGCCGACCCACAGCGTGGTGGCCTTCCGCACGGCGCTGGAGCAACACGCCAGCGAAGGCGGCGTGGCCGGCCGCCTGGCGCGCTACACCCGCAACCGCGACGTGCTGGTGGCCGGCATGCGCGAGATGGGCTTCAAGACCCTGCTGGAAGACCGCTGGCTGTCGCCGATCATCACCACCTTCTTCAGCCCCGAGCACCCGAACTTCGAGTTCAAGCGCTTCTACGAGGAACTGAAGAGCCGCAGCTTCGTCATCTACCCCGGCAAGCTGACCCAGGCCGAAAGCTTCCGCATCGGCTGCATCGGCCAGATCGACGAACACATCGTCCGCCAGTTGCTGCGCGCCATCGGCGACAGCCTGGAGGCCATGGGCGTGGACATGGAGCAAACGACCGCCTGA
- a CDS encoding AraC family transcriptional regulator, whose protein sequence is MSQSLFSTAALHAPMAGNVGVLSAAASGLDRFITGQGGDLDRIFGRAGIDPERLLHPTLSLALTNYCQVLEEAARQSGCDNFGLRYGQQFQPRDLGLLGYVGLFSSTLEEALKNFAAAFPYHQHSTLIRLVDCGECYRFDYQVRHGAILDRRQDAELTMGMALNLVRHVLGHDWTPRAVAFEHERPEGWREHGEAFGAPVQFGRPCNFMLLPKGDVQGRAMPEGDPNLLFLFQDVIRRLGEQGVGPSLVEEAGTQIRLALAEGEPCLERIAERLELTPAGLQRRLREENLCFSQVVERTRRELALHYLRQRQRPISELAPLLGYSETSAFSRAFRRWFGVSPRQWRGDER, encoded by the coding sequence ATGAGCCAGTCCCTGTTTTCCACAGCCGCCTTGCACGCACCCATGGCCGGAAACGTCGGTGTGCTATCGGCGGCGGCCAGCGGGCTCGACCGTTTCATCACCGGGCAGGGTGGCGACCTGGATCGCATCTTCGGTCGTGCCGGCATCGACCCCGAACGCCTGTTGCACCCGACCCTCAGCCTGGCCCTGACCAACTACTGCCAGGTGCTGGAGGAGGCGGCGCGGCAGTCCGGCTGCGACAATTTCGGGCTGCGCTACGGCCAGCAGTTCCAGCCCCGCGACCTCGGCCTGCTGGGCTATGTGGGGCTGTTCTCCAGCACCCTGGAGGAAGCCCTGAAGAACTTCGCCGCGGCCTTCCCCTATCACCAGCACAGCACCTTGATCCGCCTGGTGGATTGCGGCGAGTGCTACCGCTTCGACTACCAGGTGCGCCATGGCGCCATCCTCGATCGCCGCCAGGACGCCGAGCTGACCATGGGCATGGCGCTGAACCTGGTGCGCCATGTGCTGGGTCACGACTGGACGCCGCGTGCGGTGGCCTTCGAGCATGAACGGCCCGAGGGTTGGCGCGAGCATGGCGAGGCCTTCGGCGCGCCGGTGCAGTTCGGCCGTCCGTGCAACTTCATGCTGCTGCCCAAGGGCGATGTGCAAGGGCGCGCGATGCCCGAGGGTGATCCGAACCTGCTGTTCCTGTTCCAGGACGTGATCCGTCGCCTGGGCGAGCAGGGCGTGGGCCCGAGCCTGGTGGAAGAGGCCGGGACCCAGATCCGCCTGGCCCTGGCCGAGGGGGAACCTTGCCTGGAGCGCATCGCCGAACGCCTGGAGCTGACTCCGGCCGGCCTGCAGCGGCGCCTGCGCGAGGAGAACCTGTGCTTCAGCCAAGTGGTGGAACGCACGCGCCGCGAGCTGGCGCTGCACTACCTGCGGCAACGCCAGCGGCCCATCTCCGAGCTGGCGCCCCTGCTCGGCTATTCCGAGACCAGTGCCTTTTCCCGCGCCTTCCGCCGCTGGTTCGGCGTGAGCCCGAGGCAGTGGCGGGGGGATGAGCGCTAG
- the phnX gene encoding phosphonoacetaldehyde hydrolase, with protein sequence MQYKQPKQLQAVILDWAGTVVDFGSFAPTQIFVEAFAEFGVAVSLEEARGPMGMGKWDHIRTLCDIPAIAERYRAAFGRLPSDDDVTAIYERFMPLQIEKIGLHSALIPGALEAIATLREDGLKIGTCSGYPAVVMAKVVEMARENGYLPDHVVATDEVPNGRPHPAQSLANVIALGISDVAACVKVDDTWPGILEGRSAGMWTVALTCSGNALGLTYEQFKALPKDKLDAERARIGQMFEPSRPHYLIDTIAELPAVIEDINKRLARGEMPQAS encoded by the coding sequence ATGCAATACAAGCAACCCAAGCAACTGCAAGCCGTGATCCTCGACTGGGCCGGTACCGTCGTCGACTTCGGCTCCTTCGCGCCGACCCAGATCTTCGTCGAGGCCTTCGCCGAGTTCGGTGTCGCCGTGTCCCTGGAAGAAGCCCGTGGCCCCATGGGCATGGGCAAGTGGGACCACATCCGCACCCTCTGCGACATCCCGGCCATCGCCGAACGCTACCGCGCCGCCTTCGGCCGCCTGCCGAGCGACGACGACGTCACCGCCATCTACGAACGCTTCATGCCGCTGCAGATCGAGAAGATCGGCCTGCACTCGGCGCTGATCCCCGGCGCGCTGGAGGCCATCGCCACCCTGCGGGAAGACGGCCTGAAGATCGGCACCTGCTCCGGCTACCCGGCGGTAGTGATGGCCAAGGTGGTGGAAATGGCCCGGGAGAACGGCTACCTGCCGGACCACGTTGTCGCCACCGACGAAGTACCCAACGGCCGCCCGCACCCGGCGCAATCCCTCGCCAACGTCATCGCCCTGGGCATCAGCGACGTGGCCGCCTGCGTGAAGGTGGACGACACCTGGCCGGGCATCCTCGAAGGCCGCAGCGCCGGCATGTGGACCGTTGCCCTGACCTGCTCGGGCAACGCCCTTGGCCTGACGTACGAGCAGTTCAAGGCCCTGCCGAAGGACAAGCTCGACGCCGAGCGCGCGCGCATCGGCCAGATGTTCGAGCCCTCCCGCCCGCACTACCTGATCGACACCATCGCCGAGCTGCCGGCGGTGATCGAGGACATCAACAAGCGCCTGGCCCGAGGCGAGATGCCCCAGGCCAGCTAA
- the eat gene encoding ethanolamine permease codes for MSTTTLKPTLGTLHLWGIAVGLVISGEYFGWSYGWGTAGTLGFLVTALLVATMYTCFIFSFTELTTAIPHAGGPFAYSRRAFGEKGGLIAGIATLIEFVFAPPAIAMAIGAYLNVQYPGLDPKHAAVGAYVIFMTLNILGVSIAATFELVVTVLAVAELLVFMGVVAPGFSFSNFVLNGWAGSDQFSSEAISGIFAAIPFAIWFFLAIEGAAMAAEEAKDPKRTIPRAYIAGILTLVFLAIGTMVMAGGVGDWRQLANINDPLPQAMKAVVGNDSTWMHMLVWIGLFGLVASFHGIILGYSRQFFALARAGYLPSGLAKLSRFRTPHRAIIAGGVVGIAAIYSDGLINLQGMSLTAAMITMSVFGAIVMYIISMLSLFKLRQSEPHLERSFRAPGYPVVPAIALVLAVVCLLAMAWFNTLVGGIFLAFMAAGYVYFQFTAHHRASAPADALLNRA; via the coding sequence ATGAGCACAACAACACTAAAACCCACGCTCGGCACCCTGCACCTCTGGGGCATCGCGGTCGGCCTGGTAATCTCCGGCGAGTACTTCGGCTGGAGCTACGGCTGGGGCACGGCCGGCACCCTGGGCTTTCTGGTCACCGCCCTGCTGGTGGCCACCATGTACACCTGCTTCATCTTCAGTTTCACCGAACTGACCACCGCCATCCCCCATGCCGGCGGCCCCTTCGCCTACAGCCGCCGCGCCTTCGGCGAGAAGGGCGGACTGATCGCCGGGATCGCCACCCTGATCGAATTCGTCTTCGCCCCGCCGGCCATCGCCATGGCCATCGGCGCCTACCTCAACGTGCAGTACCCCGGGCTCGATCCGAAGCACGCGGCGGTGGGCGCGTACGTCATCTTCATGACCCTGAACATCCTCGGCGTGAGCATCGCCGCCACCTTCGAGCTGGTGGTCACCGTGCTCGCCGTGGCCGAGCTGCTGGTGTTCATGGGCGTGGTGGCGCCGGGCTTCAGCTTCTCCAACTTCGTGCTCAACGGCTGGGCCGGTTCCGACCAGTTCAGCAGCGAGGCGATTTCCGGCATCTTCGCCGCCATTCCCTTCGCCATCTGGTTCTTCCTCGCCATCGAGGGCGCGGCCATGGCGGCGGAGGAAGCCAAGGACCCGAAACGCACCATCCCGCGCGCCTACATCGCCGGCATCCTGACCCTGGTATTCCTCGCCATCGGCACCATGGTGATGGCCGGCGGCGTGGGCGACTGGCGCCAGCTTGCGAACATCAACGATCCGCTGCCCCAGGCCATGAAGGCCGTGGTGGGCAATGATTCCACCTGGATGCACATGCTGGTGTGGATCGGCCTGTTCGGCCTGGTGGCCAGCTTCCACGGCATCATCCTCGGCTACTCGCGGCAGTTCTTCGCCCTGGCCCGCGCCGGCTACCTGCCCAGCGGCCTGGCCAAGCTGTCGCGCTTCCGCACCCCGCATCGCGCCATCATCGCCGGCGGCGTGGTGGGTATCGCCGCGATCTACAGCGACGGCCTGATCAACCTGCAGGGCATGAGCCTGACCGCCGCGATGATCACCATGAGCGTGTTCGGCGCCATCGTGATGTACATCATCAGCATGCTCAGCCTGTTCAAGCTGCGTCAGAGCGAGCCGCACCTGGAGCGCAGCTTCCGCGCCCCCGGCTACCCGGTGGTGCCGGCCATCGCCCTGGTGCTGGCCGTGGTCTGCCTGCTGGCGATGGCCTGGTTCAACACCCTGGTCGGCGGCATTTTCCTTGCATTCATGGCTGCCGGGTATGTCTACTTCCAGTTCACCGCCCACCATCGCGCCAGCGCACCGGCCGATGCCCTGCTGAACCGCGCCTGA